DNA from Chryseobacterium wanjuense:
TAAGGAGTTTACCCCATGCATCATAGGTATTGGTAAGGATATTTCCTAGTGGATCGGTTTGTTTCTTAATCTGTCCCCAGTCATTATATTCAATATTAGTTTCTAATCCTAAATTATCGGTCTTTTTCTCTACAAACCTTCCTTTCGGATCATATACACTTGCTTCTGTCTGAGTTTGAGAATCTACGCTATTGCTGATTGTTTTTCCTGTGATATTACCAAAACCATCGTAATTGTAGGTTTCCTGTAAGTAGCCTGTATTATCCCTGTTCCAGGTTTTTAAGGTTTTAAGGAGATTATTTTCGTAAACGTATTCTTCTTTTGCCGATTTGGTATCTCCATAAGCCTGTACTGCATCGGTTTTAGATTGAGGACGACCTACAAAGTAATCTGCTCCAACTCCTGAGAAATTATGAATATATTCAAAATTAGAAGTTGTTATGGCATATCCATTATTAACATTCGATACACTTTGCTTTGGAAGATAATAATCTCCATAAGTGATAAAAGTGTTTGTTAATGTACCATTCAGGAAGTCCTTTGTTTTAGTACTTGTGGGAACAGTAGCTGTTACAACTTTCGGTTTATCCGTATCAGCAATTACTCCTGTTACGATTTGTCCGTTTAATAGCTTATCCTTTTGATAAACGGTAGATTTGAAACTTAATAATTGTGTATTATTCTCAGAAATATCAGCAGGGAATATTTTTGATTCATCGTTGGTCGAGATACTCCATTCTTTTACCGGGATCCCGTCAAAAAGGGGATCAATCTCTGCTCCTGACCAAATTTTAGTATTTTCAAACCCATCAGCATACCATGAGGATCGGGCAGACTGATGATAGCCCATCATTCCCTTTCCCTGCATATGTCCTGTCATTCCCCTGTACCGAAAATCCTGCTTTCTTCCTTCCTGTCTAAGCTGAGATACAGCATAGGACTGGTCTACTCTGTTTAAAGAAAAGTAAGGGTAATATTCTTTTTTAACCTTCTGATAAAAATTAGGATTAACAGTATTATTTGGAATTACCTCTAAATAATCCGCTGATGTTGTAATTCCTCCCTGAATAATAGATTGCACTTGTGATAGCCTTCCAACCGAAGAGGGTGATTTAAGCTTGTGCATCCTTTCTTTCCAAAATAAAAATACATCATAATAATTATTATTAACTTTAACCTGTGAAGTAATCGGGGAAAATAATGTAAAATTGCCAACATCAGAGGTTACATAATTATACCCTCCATAAGTATAACTGGTAAAGAAATCAGGACTATCATTTGTTGTAGTTCCATTAGCAGTATAAGCAGCAATAGTATAGCCAAAGTATCGGTTAAGTATAACTCCGCTTCCATTCACTTGTCCCGCCTTATTAAAAGAATTGATGTGTACAATATCTGACTTACCGTCTTTATTAATATCTGAAGTTGTATAAAAATTTTGATAAATATTAAAAGTAGGGTAATTACTGTTTTGATAGTCATTAGGTTTTCTATACTTCAAAAAGTTTGTTTTTAAGAAATTAGAAAAACCTTTTTCAGTTCCTATATAAAATCTCCAATTATCTTTTTCCTGTGTATCCGTAGCTGGAATGGTAAAGTCAAGATTTCCATCACCATTAAAATCTCCAAATAATACTGGAGATTCCGGTGCTTTTGTTTCAGCTAAACTACCTGTGAATCTGATTTTCTTAAGATACTGATTAGAAGCTGTTTTTACAAATTCAAATACAGTATAGGTTGTATTGGAAACATCAATAATATCTACTTTACCATCACCATCGACATCCAGATATTGCTGCTTATAATAGGAATTTTCATTGATCCCTGTGTCAACTGCGTAGGTTGATAAAGGATTGTTAGCGTTTTTTAAGTCAACAATATAATTCCCAACCAAATAAGTATCACAATTGAGTTCCTGACATGGAGGTGGTCTGTTAATTGTATTATCAGAAGTGGATGTAGGTGTTTGTTTTAAATCATTACATCCGGGGATCGGTTCAAACTGGCAGATTTCTTTATTGATTTTCACAAATACATCCGAAATACCATCTCCATTGATGTCTCCTTCGTTGAATGAAGCCATTTCTATACGACAGCCTACACCTCCTCCCTGATATGTACAGTTTGGATCAGTATAAACTAGTTTTTCAAAGACTTTTACAAAAGTGTTATCTCTGAAAATATAACCCACCACTTTACCAGCTTCGTATTGAACAATTCCATTTCCATTGTGAACCTGTCCTTCTTCATCTAATAAAGCATTAATCACTTTAGCTTCAGCATTAAAAGTTTTACCTGTGGAAATATCAGTATAGGTATCATTTAGCCCTCCAAGCTTTACTGTTCCGTTGTTCATAACAAAATCCAGATAGGAATCACCATTAAAGTCTCCTGACAACTTTACGTTTTCAAAACTCTCAACATTATTATTTGAGAACTCTAAATTTGGCTGTGTTGGAGCAGGATAGGTAAAAGCTACCGGATTAGTCGCATTATTATCAGCATTGTATTCCGTTATTTTATTAACTGCCTGATAATTCGTCCCGTTTTTCAGATAATCGATTGTATATTTCTTAAATTGGCTTCCGTTGGTGCTTACTTTAATTTCAGACAAAAGTTGAGTTTGTAAAAAACGAACTCCTGCTATATAGGAGTATTCGGCTAAGCTTCTATTAATATAAGTAAAATCTATTGTATTAAAATGAGGTTTGCCCAGTGTTTCATTTCCTCCCCATTGAATGCTTGAAATTGTAGTAATATTTGAGAGACCTGTCTGCAAATAATTATAAGTAATATAATTACCTTTACCATCTTTCCATTTTATAATATTGTATTCGATAGGAGTTCTGGCATTACTAAGCCCCGAGGTTGTCCCTCCATACCAAGCCTGTGAACCATCCTCAAAAGTTACTTCCCAGTATTCAGGACCTTTCCATGCTTGTCCTGTAATGGATCCAACCGATTTAATCTTTATATTAGAATATTTCTCTGTTACATACTCAGCTCCATCTTTCCCATATTCTCCGGATTTTAAAATTAATCTTTGTCCGTTAAAACTATAATAATCAGAATAATCCAATTGAACGCCATTTACTTCACCATCTTTTTCAATATTTTTTCCTACTCTTGAAATAGATGTAACGCCAGATAAATTCCAGCCATATCCTGCAATTCCATTTCCTGAACCACTAGTATAAACAAGATTCACTTGAGGTGCTACAGATTTCACTCCCGGTGGCAAAGCAACAGGTAAAGTAAATTGTAATTGTCCTGCTCCATTTACTTCAATATTTCCTTTCGTGTCATGGAAACTTTGTCCTGATGGTGCTGTCGTTCCTGAAGGATTAGTTGCTCCAGCTCCTGAATCCACAGGTCCTCCTCCCGGATTTTCCGTTGCAGGACCAATCTTAGCGATAAATGGATTTGAAGAGCTTGAAGAAGCATAAAATCCTTGAGTTAATACTACCGTTTGTGGATCCTGAACCGTTCGTGATGTACTTTCTGCCTGGTACAGTATGGTCTGTGAAAAGCCCAATACTGAACACAAGGACAGTATAAATGATGAAAATAATTTCATATTTGCTGTTTTGTAGTAAATTATTTGATTAATAGTTTATCGTTTGGTAACATTTCTGCCAAATACCCTTCCATCTTTCAACGTAAAACGTAAAATATAAACACCCCAGTCATAACCCGTCATATTGATTTTCAACTGTTTATTAAGACTCGGAATATTTTGTTGTTGGAATTTCCAGTGAACTGTGCTGTGTTGATACAACGAAACAGACTCAATAAGACCATCAACTTCTTCCGTCCAATCAATCGTGAGAATATCATTTACAGGAACAGGATAAAGCCTGATCTGTTTCCAGAAAGTCTTTTCATCCATTAAAGGCTCTTGTTTTACCACAGCAGCCACAGCTTTTATTTTTTCAACTTTTTTTACTTCTTCAGGAGCTGTTTTTCCCGCAGAATTAGTACCTCTGTATCTCTGATTTCCGGCCTCGTCATATTTAAAATAAACTTCTGTTTGGGAAAAGCCTAGGAATCCTATGAATAGAGAAAATAGGGAAAGTAATTTTCTTTTCATGGGTGATTATTTTTTTGTTGAAATTAATTCTTGAACTTGTTTCTTCAACTCTTCAATCTCCTTAGACTGTGACTTTAGAGCTTTGTTTTCTTCCTGAAGTTCTTTGATCTGTTTATTTTGAGTGATTGAATAAAGTGTTAATTCTTCAATTTTTTCTAAAAGCTTTGCATCCATTTCCCCTAAATTGAGCCCGTCTTTCTCTACTTCTTTCGCAGAAGGAATATTGGGCAGGTGACCTTTTTCTTCAATGTGTTTTTCTACTTCTTCTAAAGTTCGTAGCTTATAATCCTTTTTGAATACATAATCTGCCCAACCGTTTGTCGCAGGATTTTCCACCTTTACTTGTTCCGCTTTAATCCCTTTTCTTACATAAAAAATGTAATTAGGATCATTATCATATTGATCTGTTCCAACCGAAACTTTTCCCATATTATTTATAACTAAAGTATTGTTATGGGCTATATCAGTAAATTTCACCCTTGTTATTCCCGGAGAATTTGGAGTACTAGTATCAATATTAGGATCTGCAGAATTATTATTGGCCATATTGAATTCTAAATTTCGAGTTTCTCTTCCTCTGATAACAAAATCTCCAGGAGCAGCCCAAGTTGAAAAACAGCTGGCACACGATACATTTGCCATTTCTAGTCTTGCACGATCTATAGTTGTTAACCCACTCTGATTTCCAATAACAATAGCTGATAAGCTAGAAAATATCCTCATTCTTTCTACATTATTGGTTTTAAAAATTAGAGGTTTACTATCTGTCGTTCCAATAAAATTGCTTTCTATAATTCCTGTATTTCCTGTAATGTTCCAGGATTGACTAAAAGCAAATGACGAAGCCAGTAAGGCAAATAATAATAATTTTTTTTTCATAACAGTTGAAATATGTTGTATAAAATAATTTGTAAGAATAGCTCCTCTACAAGGATTATAAAGGAAATTTATTAATAAGATTAAATGTCTAGTAGTATTACCCTTTTAAAGGTATTTTACCAAACAAAAAAGGTTGTGCAATAGTTTTGGAGAAATAATGTGCATAGCGTAAAATGCACTCTCGTTGTAGAGTAATTATTTTATTCATCTTTGTGTTTTGTTAATGCTGCAAATCTAAAAAAATTTTATTTTACCCACAATATTTTTTTATTTACATAAGAAATTACTTATGAAACCATTACAAATCCACACCTAATCAAAAATAACTCTACTTTTCACACCGCATTCCAAGTTGAAAAACCACCTTTATTATCAAGCTCCTGTTTTCTTTTTCGGATAAAATCTGTGGGGCGGATCCCGTTGATTTCATAAAAAAGATCGGAAAAATTCTGGCGGGAGGCAATTCCGCATTCTTTGGCGAGGGTTTCGATGCCGTATTTCAGGTATTCGCGGTTTTCGAATAGTAGATTGGTGATATAATGAATTCTTAATTCACTCAGATACTTATTGAAATTAACTTCCTTATACTCATTGATCACTTGCGACAAATAATTAGAATTCGTTCCGAATTGGGACGCTAATTTATTGATAGTCAATCCTTTTTGGGTAAATTCCTTTTTATCTTCGAATGATTTAAGTTTTCGGAGGAGTTCTTCCACCTTATTTTCATCAAGGTTGGTTTTCTTTTCTTCCGGGGCAGAAACATTTTTTTCTACCGCATCTTGCTGCATCATGAATTTTTCTTCCAGTAAAATATATTTTTGCTGAATTTCCTTCTCATTTTTATACCTTATAATTAATAATATCACAAGTCCAACAGCCAGGATAATCAGACCGGCAATAATGAAGCTTCCCCATGAATTTGCTTTTTCAAGTTCATTTTTTTCGTCCAGTAAAGTTTTCGTGTCATATTCTTTATGGATTTTTGGAGATAAATAAATAAAATCTTTCGAAATAATACTGTCTGCCTTCAAAAGCTGACTTGTATAATATAATTGCTGTTCCTGATTTTTTTCTTTCTTATAATGATTAATAAGAAGCTCATAATTTTCCCTCAACTCAGGAAGGATAAATTGATGTTTTTGAAAAATAGAGTCTACCTTTTTAAAGTAAATAATTGATTTTGCATTATTTTTTAAATCCAAATAACTTTTTCCAACATAAAAATATCCTACTGACAGCCAGGCAAAATCACCACTCTTTTTCATTAATGAAATAGATGGGTTCAGATGGTCTAATGTTAACTGGTATTGATTTTTTTTATAATCAGAAATACCTTTGCATAAGAGAAAATAGCCTTTTTCCTGCGCAAAATCCGGATCATTTTTCACTTCGGAAAGTCCGGTTTGTATGGCAGAATCTGCTTCTTTGGTTTTCCCAAGATTACGGTAACAGATAATTAATTGATGAAGACTGTTGAGATACCCTTTTTTATTATTAAAAATCTCATTCGGATGGAGATTTGATTTCGATTTTGGGCTGTAGTAATCAATACATTGCTTAAATAGCTGAGCCGATTCCTCGTAGTATCCTAAATAGCTTTTTACCACACCTATATAATACAGATTCTGAAATTTCAGGAACTCATTATTCGTATTTTTCGAGTATTCGTAGGCTGCAAGATATTCGTTAAGTGCTTTTTGATATTTTTTGTAATGATAGTAATATACAACGCCTTTCTCAATATATGCCGTACTTATAAGATCGCTGTTTCCTGATTGTTTTGCTGCCCAAACTGCACTGTCGGCATATTTTAATTTTTTCTCGTTTAAAGATGAATAAAATACACCGTCTTTATATCCCTGAACCAGCTTTTCATAGTTTTTTTCCTTTTTTGCTTTATTAATATAAACCTGAATAAATGGAAATGCTTTAGGGCTATTTTCTTCCATATTCTCATAGTTTAGCCGCAGTGTATAATATTCACTGTGTCCTTTTTGAGAGATAGCAAGTTGAAAAAATCCTATAAAAAGTATTAATAACAGTTTTTTAATCACATTATTGAATTATATGGCAGTAGTTTATTATCAAAAATACACAAAAACAGTCAATTTTAATCAAACTATTATGAATTATATTAAACTTTAAAAGAAATTGCATAAATTAATTTAAACAACTATAAATCAACAACTTAAATACGTCCTAATTTATGAATTAAGACGTCACAATTTCCGAATAAGGACAACGCTTATTTTTTTTTTCCATTTTTAGCCTATAAATTCGACTTTAGAATTCTTAAAAAAACTAACCGGCCGGGATAACCTTTAACTAAGATTAAAAATTATGAAAAAGATTATCTCAATAAAAATCATTTCATTATTAATTATAGCTATTCTCTCACCTACATTAAAATCATGCAGAGAATACGACGAAGAAATTTATCCTGAAAAAACTAATGCTTCTATTCTGAAAATGAAGAATGCAGGAGACCAACAAAAATTAGAAGAAGATACTGCCAGAAACTCACCAGGAGATCCTCCTATAAAAAGCGGGACCCACTGGAAACCAAACAAGATTTATTGACTCACCGATTGTAGTGCACATACAAATAAGTGATTTATAAATACACCGTGTTAAAAAAAAACAATTAACAACAAAAATTAATTATCATGAAAAAAACAATCTTTCTAGCAGCAGGCGTTGTTGCTCTATCTCTGATGTCTTTTGCAAGTTCTAACAACTTAGGCATTATCCAATTCGACGGAGATGTAATCTCAATGAAGGACACTGATAAAGTAACTCCTGAAGAACTAAGCTTTTTAAGCGTAAACGTTCTTGGATGGACTTATTGCGACAAGCAATCTGAAACGAACCAATGCAATACGAGAAATAGAAACTTCCCGTATAGTGCTAGTCTTGAAGTTCAAAAAAGAATGAATCTTCTTATTGCAAAATATCAATAAATGATAGAATGCCCCTTTACCTTTTCTGGGGCATCTTTTTATTAACAAACAAAAATTAATTATCATGAAAAAAACAATCTTTTTAGCAGCAGGCGTTGTCGCTCTTTCTTTGATGTCTTTTGCAAGTTCCAATAACTTGGGAATCATCGAATTCGACGGTACGGTGATCACATTGACTGATACTGACAAAGTAACTCCGGAAGAACTAAGCTTTATGAGCGCAAACGTAGTTGGATGGACTTATTGCAACACAAGATCAGAAACCAACCAATGCTATACAAGAAATAGAACTTTCCCGTATACAGCTAGCCTTGAGGTTCAAAAAAGAATGAATCTTATTATTGCAAAATATCAATAAGTGATTTTAGGATGCCCCTCTCCTTGGGGTATCTTTTAACTAAAAAAAAGAAAGCTTTATGAAAAATACGTTTTTCGAATATGCAATTCTCGGCCTGATTATCCTTAAAGTAATCGTTACAGGAATTCTGACTACAACGGAGTCTTTCTGCAGCTTTTACAAATATGAAAATCCTTTTGAAAACAAGGAAAATCAGTATGATAAAACTTTTGCAGCCTACACGGGATTTGATACGGGATATGGTTTTTTCGCGCCCAATGTAGCCAGCAATTTCATCATCATTTCTGAAGAATTGAAAACCGGAAACACCTATTTATCAACAGATTTATTGAGTACTAATGAAGGGAAGCTGAGATTCTGCAATCTTAATGATGTTTATATGAAAAATATAACCCCTGAAAATAAAAACGATACCGACCTGAAAATAAATCATATTCTGCTAAAGCAGGTAAATAAAGCATTTGAAGCCAAATACGGTAAGCAGTTTCAATCTACAGCATATCTATATGATCATAATTTTTTAAGTGATCCTGCGAAAAAATCCAAACTTATAAAAATAGACAACGTACAATGAAAAAATCTTTATCTTCATACTTCAATAAGACATTTACTCCGAGCTTTATTGTTTTCCTGAGAATAAGTGTAGGATTTGTATTGCTTGTTCATTTTATTTCCATCTGGAAAGATTTTGAACTTTTATACAGCAATCAGAGCATTATTCCTGTTGAAATTCATGGGGCAGTTTACGAGTATAATATTATTCCGTATAGTCAGATAGAGAATTTTTTATCCGCTTATTTTCAAAACCCAAATCTCACATTTAAATATATATACATTACGTTGTGTATCTTTATCATAACAGGTTTTTTCAGCAGAATTTCTGCCATCATTTTACTGGTACTGCAAGTATCGCTGGTAAAAAGCGCAACACTTTTCATGTATGGTGTAGACTTTTTTGCAAGTATGTCTCTGTTTTACATTATTCTTTTTCCTACCAACCGTTATTTTTCTCTTCAGAAAAGATTTTTTCCAAAAACCATTACTAATTTTCCGATACAATCTTTGAATATCTGTAAAAGAATTTTACAACTTCATCTGTGTGTCGCTTACTTTTTCTCAGGGCTTGATAAAGTAATAGGTTTCAACTGGTGGAGCGGAGAAGCTATGTGGAAATCACTAAACCTGCCAAATTTTACGCGGTTTATCAATCTCCCTTCTATTTTTGATGAAAAATACAGTTTGCTATATCTCATCGGCGGTTGGGTAATCATCTGTATTGAAATATTTTATCCTATATTTATCAATATAAATAAAACAAGAAAACTTTGGCTTACACTCACCATACTTATGCATATCGGTATTATTGTAAGCTTCAATTTATTCTTCTTTTCATCCATCATGATTATTTGGAATTTAACATCTTATTACTTTAATTATTATGAAAAAGATAAAATTTTCACAGAGAGTTCTTCTGCTGCTAATGTTTACAATTAGTAATATATTTTTTGCTCAATCTTCTTACAAAGCTTTCTATGAAATGAAATGGAGAAATAAAAAAGACACTGTAAAAAATCATGAATTATGCACCCTTATCATCAACGAAAAAGGCAGCTCTTATTTTCAGTCTTATGAAAATTTCAGGAGAGACTCTGCCCATACAAAAACCGTTAATGAATATTTTGCCAATAAAGCGGGAGGCCTGAGACTGCGAGACGATACCAGCAATGCAAAATTTCGGTCACTTATTATTAAAAATGTATCACAAAACAGCATGGTTGTAGAAGAACGCTTCTTTACGAGTATTTTTTCTACACATTATAATACCACCAAACAAAATTGGAAGCTCATCAACAAAACTGATAAAATCCTGGGACATGCTGTAAGCATGGCTACAACAGATTTCGGAGGAAGAAAATGGATCGCGTGGTACACCACAGAAATCCCGATTAACGACGGGCCTTATAAATTTTACGGGCTACCCGGACTTATTCTAAAAATATCCGATGCCGGAAACGAATACAGTTTTGAAATAAAAGGCATCATAAAAGAAAAGAACGATCTGGAACAAAGAAACTTCACCTATGATGCACCGGTAAATATCACACCGAAACAATGGGATGCTTTCTGGAAGAAATATACAAAACAGCCTTCCGTGATTTTTGAAAACCTGAATACAGATCAGACAACTTATGTTATCAACGGACAGGATGTGAATTCCAAAGAAGTAAAAGATGCTTACAACCGTAAGGAATT
Protein-coding regions in this window:
- a CDS encoding RHS repeat-associated core domain-containing protein, producing MKLFSSFILSLCSVLGFSQTILYQAESTSRTVQDPQTVVLTQGFYASSSSSNPFIAKIGPATENPGGGPVDSGAGATNPSGTTAPSGQSFHDTKGNIEVNGAGQLQFTLPVALPPGVKSVAPQVNLVYTSGSGNGIAGYGWNLSGVTSISRVGKNIEKDGEVNGVQLDYSDYYSFNGQRLILKSGEYGKDGAEYVTEKYSNIKIKSVGSITGQAWKGPEYWEVTFEDGSQAWYGGTTSGLSNARTPIEYNIIKWKDGKGNYITYNYLQTGLSNITTISSIQWGGNETLGKPHFNTIDFTYINRSLAEYSYIAGVRFLQTQLLSEIKVSTNGSQFKKYTIDYLKNGTNYQAVNKITEYNADNNATNPVAFTYPAPTQPNLEFSNNNVESFENVKLSGDFNGDSYLDFVMNNGTVKLGGLNDTYTDISTGKTFNAEAKVINALLDEEGQVHNGNGIVQYEAGKVVGYIFRDNTFVKVFEKLVYTDPNCTYQGGGVGCRIEMASFNEGDINGDGISDVFVKINKEICQFEPIPGCNDLKQTPTSTSDNTINRPPPCQELNCDTYLVGNYIVDLKNANNPLSTYAVDTGINENSYYKQQYLDVDGDGKVDIIDVSNTTYTVFEFVKTASNQYLKKIRFTGSLAETKAPESPVLFGDFNGDGNLDFTIPATDTQEKDNWRFYIGTEKGFSNFLKTNFLKYRKPNDYQNSNYPTFNIYQNFYTTSDINKDGKSDIVHINSFNKAGQVNGSGVILNRYFGYTIAAYTANGTTTNDSPDFFTSYTYGGYNYVTSDVGNFTLFSPITSQVKVNNNYYDVFLFWKERMHKLKSPSSVGRLSQVQSIIQGGITTSADYLEVIPNNTVNPNFYQKVKKEYYPYFSLNRVDQSYAVSQLRQEGRKQDFRYRGMTGHMQGKGMMGYHQSARSSWYADGFENTKIWSGAEIDPLFDGIPVKEWSISTNDESKIFPADISENNTQLLSFKSTVYQKDKLLNGQIVTGVIADTDKPKVVTATVPTSTKTKDFLNGTLTNTFITYGDYYLPKQSVSNVNNGYAITTSNFEYIHNFSGVGADYFVGRPQSKTDAVQAYGDTKSAKEEYVYENNLLKTLKTWNRDNTGYLQETYNYDGFGNITGKTISNSVDSQTQTEASVYDPKGRFVEKKTDNLGLETNIEYNDWGQIKKQTDPLGNILTNTYDAWGKLLTSKTNLGGTTTYKYERDDNANITVIQYDPDGNISKKFTNRLGQDYKTSAKAFGQGQFVSKETQYDVLGRKIKESEPYFEGQSASGWNTIVYDDSVFPITKATATGFNGKQMVTTVSGLITTTKELNGYGRTTSKTTDALGNVVSSTDKGGTIQFSYNAAGEQIKAQYAENTVTTKYDSWGRKSEFNDPSNGIYKYEYDGFGQSKKIISPKGTKEYTYNSLGQLISQKELSTTDGGQATNKIISYTYDNKGRVISRGGTSKGKVYSSNVSYDPQGRLLSSSESSNGKYFIQKGITYDDKGRVISYEKQLYSSGVLTKVNVENVYSTWNGELYQVKDKVTGKSLWELKETNAKGQVLKAKLGAADVNNTYDTNGFLTNVNHSSAVKPSILQLSYSFDAIKNELKSRTTGGDFNIVESFDYDDNNRLVNWTNPVTGIKPSNNRNIYDVKGRIMENDQVGTMKYENSAKIYQPTGMTLNAAGTQNYNNDLIQSIAYNENNDPVFIDGEKGDVAFQYGLTSMRQRVTYGGNFSIDGDGKFTKFYSEDGSFEVLKDNTTGKEKHILYIGGTPYESNIVYLKNFDESSGSYRFLHKDYIGSILAISDEAGNKLEQRHFDAWGNFTHLKIGNGAIITDKSIIDNASLLVDRGYTSHEHFAEVGIIHMNGRLYDPLLRRFLNADENIQDPYNTQNYNKYGYVLNNPLMFNDPSGEFFQFLMIPIVQAIAIAVVGYTATVLITGGKFNILNLYSSIVMGMISAGITIVIGDVFSTATASIGNEALRSLVHAGVQGTLSFMQGGNFFTAAASAFLSSAVSFGYGQAVGAAAYSGTSQFALGMLSGGVGHALAGGNFWEGVKIGGIVALFNHAMHRITQPKYVVAGIYGAGGREVSDNPRLEKIVEKQGGKMFTSSWGTNDQEIIDYLVDGYNEGKQIKIYGHSRGGAAAVRIANELGEMNINIAEVNLFDPVSLGGDFIFTHPNVLRVNNYYQRNSTVKMYGLPYWNLDNPFVGSPVKAKFSFPIINQVDYTGQYYKSGVPVSHLNIIRKAYGL
- a CDS encoding helix-turn-helix domain-containing protein, translating into MEENSPKAFPFIQVYINKAKKEKNYEKLVQGYKDGVFYSSLNEKKLKYADSAVWAAKQSGNSDLISTAYIEKGVVYYYHYKKYQKALNEYLAAYEYSKNTNNEFLKFQNLYYIGVVKSYLGYYEESAQLFKQCIDYYSPKSKSNLHPNEIFNNKKGYLNSLHQLIICYRNLGKTKEADSAIQTGLSEVKNDPDFAQEKGYFLLCKGISDYKKNQYQLTLDHLNPSISLMKKSGDFAWLSVGYFYVGKSYLDLKNNAKSIIYFKKVDSIFQKHQFILPELRENYELLINHYKKEKNQEQQLYYTSQLLKADSIISKDFIYLSPKIHKEYDTKTLLDEKNELEKANSWGSFIIAGLIILAVGLVILLIIRYKNEKEIQQKYILLEEKFMMQQDAVEKNVSAPEEKKTNLDENKVEELLRKLKSFEDKKEFTQKGLTINKLASQFGTNSNYLSQVINEYKEVNFNKYLSELRIHYITNLLFENREYLKYGIETLAKECGIASRQNFSDLFYEINGIRPTDFIRKRKQELDNKGGFSTWNAV
- a CDS encoding GLPGLI family protein encodes the protein MFTISNIFFAQSSYKAFYEMKWRNKKDTVKNHELCTLIINEKGSSYFQSYENFRRDSAHTKTVNEYFANKAGGLRLRDDTSNAKFRSLIIKNVSQNSMVVEERFFTSIFSTHYNTTKQNWKLINKTDKILGHAVSMATTDFGGRKWIAWYTTEIPINDGPYKFYGLPGLILKISDAGNEYSFEIKGIIKEKNDLEQRNFTYDAPVNITPKQWDAFWKKYTKQPSVIFENLNTDQTTYVINGQDVNSKEVKDAYNRKELEFLKIFENPIELAPTY